The sequence ttttttttgtatttttcatttttaaaaaatctatacttTCTTTTGACCTTCCCAATATATTCAGATAAACTGTAGTAAATTCATACACTGTGGCATAGATTACTTTGTGACATGATTGCATGACCTAGTCTACAGCCTCTATTAGAAAGCTGGACTCTGAAATTATCGGTTGAAATGTGCTTTGAAAAAGTCATAGTTACCTAAAAGTCTACAAGAAAGCTCATCTTAAAGCATTGTTACATGCAAAAAAGTGAATGAAATGCCAATTTTAGAATTGGAATGCTGAAGTGATATAGAATATTCATGGATTCGGCAGAGCTGAATGAATAGTGTGGGGTTCTACAAAGCTATTaggctaaaaatgaaaaaagaaataaacaaaatacaagatataaatatataagaatctACCCCGTAGATACCAAAATCACATTctggatgtattttattttggatattgtgTTCTAAGCAGAGATCAACATGGCCACAAATATCCCAGACCTAGCTGATGTGTTAAAATCTTAAGATTTCAGGAAAAAGATCTTAGGTTAATATATAGGTAAAcggtgatttgtttttttttaaatattttatttatttattcatgagagacacagagagagagagagagagagagaggcagagatacaggcagagggagaagcaggctccatgcagggagcccgacatggaactcgatcctgggtcgccaggatcaggctctgaaaTGAAGGCGgcggcactcaaccgctgagctacccgggctgccctgatttgcttttatttaaaccTCTGAAATGTATACTTTTAGATTATTTCTGATGTAAGTAGAAGTTTTGGAGAGAAAATGATTCATTTCAGATAAAGTTATTTCTTTAGCAAGTCCTTATTACATATGGAGGTAATGCCATCCAAAGAATATGAaggttaaaaaatactttaaaatgttttatgttttaatctgCCTTAATAACTCTgtgtcaaaattaaaatatgtacgATGAATACATAACATAAGCAAACTTATTGGGGGAAGAGgctaatgtatttttattgttaaagctGTACATTAAGGAATTATCTGTGTGTtatctttttccattaaaattatcCTTCCtctttaacttaaaataaaaaatacagggcGGGGagttttatctttactttttaaatgtgtgtacttttatagtaatttgaataaaaaagtaCCTTGGAATTATTATGTTCTTCTAAATATAATTCAATCAGAGCATCACGTTGGGGAAGATTCTACTCATTGGGATAATTTCTTGGGATGGTTTTCTAACCAGCTCATACTTATCATACCCAAACAGATGAAATGAGACATAAGAACTATAAAATGACTGCTTTTGTAGGTGTAATGTCCATCAATGCTTAGGGAGTCATTTGGACAGAAAATGATGATTTGTTCTAGGATTTCAACATTTGACTTTAGTAACAGCAGGGGGTGGAAATATGCTTAGGGGAGAAAACCTCTGGTTATTTTATGAACATACCACTCCATTCACTGATAGCAGCTGGTCTCCCCTTTTGAGGCCTCCGTGTCTTTCGGCCACCCCTCCAGGAATGATGCGAGAGATGTAAATGGGGGAATTTTGCTCCTTTCCTCCCATCACGTTAAAACCAAGGCCTTCATCAGTCTTTGGCAGTTCGACTACCCGAGGGTGGGAGTGGCCTTCACTAGCTGCAAAAGCTGCAACTGTTGCCTGAAAGAAAAGATGGTCATTTGGTAATAAAACGAGGGGAAATAAGGCTGATCGTATGCTTTGCAGTGGGTAGGCTCAGGCAACTCCTCTTATTTTTATAGCATTCTCCtgtgaaaaaaagaatacaacgGGGAGGGAGCTTGCTTCATTTCAATGTCATCTAGAACTCTCTTCTTTGGGAAAGCCCTGCCTGGTTATTTCCGGCTTTCTAGAACTTATCCATTATGACACAGATTTCCCTTCTTTATAAAAATCTTCCCCAGTTACCTTAGTGAGATGCAATTCCTCCTTTCCTTGGAGGTTTGCTCCCCATACTATCTCCGTATGGTACACATGCTGTAACTATTATGTATACGTGTCAACTGTGAGCACCTGAAGGGCAGCAAGCATGTAATCCGCTTCTTTGTATGACACACAGTCTACCCCGGTGCTGGCACATAAATGTTCATGAATATTTACTCAATGTACTTAGAAGCACTTATATGTATATACTCGgatcaagatatatatatatatatatatatatatatatatatatatatatatacacataatctTGCTATTGCCAGACCACTGGCTTGGCAAACTTagattttgggtgtttttttttttttttttgattgaggatacctaaaagaaaacaaaagctaaaacaaaTAATGGATTCAAACAGATTGTTATTATTTCACATCAATATTTTGCATTACTATGAAAGGTCCTCTTATCTGGTAAGGATGTTTTCTCCTctattttacattaatattttaacaacaACGGCAACAGGGGCAAAATGAACAGCCTATGGTTTTATACCTAGATGTACAAAATGTCATTTAACATGgacaccattttattttaaaatacatgtattaattgttaaaaataagttgaaaacgTAACTTACCATTAGTTCCCACCCCTCACGGAAAGAAAATAACAGCTTTTAAGTTATTTCTGTTAAGAAAAGATTCTCTGCCTGCTTCTTATTTTCCACTTCCATTAACCTGCCTTAACCACAGTTGATTAGATGCCTACTATAAAGTGATTTACTCAACACTATGAAAATATTGATTGCCAACTACTGTACATTCTTTTCCACACACAGCATTATCACATCAATTGAGCATTATGCTACTGTCTGCATTTAGTGAAATTTAGTGAATGATATGGAAATAATGGCTTGTTTTTAGCTACATGCATTTGCTCATGCAAACCTTGTCGTCATGCATAGATTTTAATGGCTGACATGGATGCAATGCAGACAGCccagaaacaaccagaaaatatTGTGCTATTGCAACATTATGCTGCTATCCTGCTGTTCTACATGAATAAGAAATGAGAATGGTAAAACACTACATAATTCACTTTCCCCTTAATTAAACCATGTAGGGatcatttttctgtgtgtgttccACTTCAGAACAAGCAAAGCATGATGTAATGATAATAATACCCTCCTTTTGCCtgggttaaaaaacaaaacaaaacaacttacaAATCTACAGTGTTCAGTTacagaatgaaaactaaaaaatcaggaaagaaatcaAGCAAGAGGTGATataacacaaaataattaaatggaaaatgcTGATTATTTTCTCCAGTTCTTATTTCTTATACATTATTAGAAAGATaagagcttttaaaaagcaagtcaTTGTGCATCCATTATAACACTTCTGTGTTTGTAAAATAAGAACTACATTAGTGATCTTAGTTTAAAACTATTGTTTCCTAATGGTCTATTTTCCAGATAATTTCATGATCCTATCGTTATACGATTTCCATTAGTGTAAGATTTCCATTAGCTTTCTCTGCAATCCCTGGCTTTGAGTTTTTAAAGAGCGAATGTGGTCACTACCACAAAAGGTGACAGGCTTTTGCTTTAGGTCAATGTCACATTCTTTCAGCAAGCTACCCACTGCTCCGCTGAATACATGCAAGAACCCTATGTCAGTGGGTCTCAGGTGAATTCTCTTTGTGTCTGACTCAAGTCAAATCTTTCAACTTGTACAAATAAATCTCCATGCACTGAATAGGAAACAGGTTTCTTTTGGATCAGAGAAATGTGTCAGAAAACCATGTATTATTTCATACAATGAACCAGTAGATTTGCTTGTGCCAAATGGACATTTAGTGAGTTTAATGAAATCATTCTCCTTTCTTAAGCTACAGAAGCAGCAGAAACGTTCAATTTTCCATTAGGATTTTTACCTGGGAAGTAGTACTGGTTCTAGACTCTGGGCTGCCACTGATGTCTAAATTCTCTTACAGTGTACACACGAGAATACCTGAAACACACACGCGCACAATCAATTACTAGATCACTGGggtcaagtatatttttaaagttactcaAGCCTTACCTTTGCTGTGGCCCTGGCACGGAATTCAGGACAGCCATTAACAGTTATCGTTTCATGCATATACTGATACACCTAaaacattcacaaaaaaaaaaaaaagaagaatgggtaAGAACAGAAAGAATATCAATTCTTTCATTGCAGATAGGACAataaattttcattgtaaaaCACAAGTTCTCTGTCACAAAATGAAATAAGTCTGAATTCATTATCCTGGTGATTAGGACCAAAATGCCTCCTAtatttttggtgggggagggttGCAACAGAGAAGGCAAACACTTTTATTATTCGGCTatgttttattaacataaaaactctaatatttggttttataaaagCCATTTTATCAGTGAGAATTTTAACCATTACAtatcattctgtctctcaaatatgtaataaaaaaaatatataaaacaacttcCTGAATCTAAGGAACACTCCAAAAAAATCGTTTtcagggcactggggtggctcagtttggtTGAGAACCCAACTCGtggtttgggctcaagtcatgatctcagggtcatgagactgagccctgtgtcctcgggctccatgctcagcacagagtcttgtccctctctctctgctcctccctgctgctcccgctctctctttctctctctaaaataaataaataaaatctttaaaaaacagtttcttAAATTAATATTCCACAAAGCTAGGATAACAATTATCTTTTCCTTGCATGTTGGGATTTATGTTACCATTCATGATATGTATTCCTAATTCAcaaatatagaagataaaatgacaTTCAGGGGCAGGGACAAGTAAAGTAAGAGATTTTTAGAACTAGTAACACAGAGCAGCAGATCAGCTATGGATTCATGTTAACATTTAAATGAAGCAAGAAGaataggggacgcctgggtggctcagtggtttagcgtctgcctttggctcagggcgtgatcccggggtcctggaattgagtcctgcatcaggctcgtctctgcctctctctgtgtctctcatgaataaataaataaaatcttttttaaaaaagaaaaagaataaaagtaaaactgGACTCAGAATGATACTGTACAAAGAACATTGTTTTTTCTGACTAATGGACCTAAGTTTCAGCTTTACAGTGTCAGTGTAATTGGGGGACTACAAGGTCCTGGTTGAACCATTTCACCCACTTTGATCCTCTGTTTGCCCATCTGAAAACTGggtaaagaatatttatttagtatgGTTTTTACTTGAAATTATACTTTCAAGACACCTGGCACTTAATGAGTACTCCTTAAATAgcaggtattattattaattatgatTTTAGGCACAGCTATGAAAATTATCAGTGAGAATTTTTACCTTACCTTTACCTTTCCTACTGCCTTAGAACATAGtaggaaaaatgttttccttctaaaTTGTCAAGGATGGGATTATAAAAATCTGTATatcaaaggcaaaataaattgCTTCAACATAAATAAACTTGAGTACAGAGAACGactcttaaaaatatagtttgaagaagatatttagaaaaaacaAGGTTAACTACGTTAGTCTTTatgcccattttaaagatttaaataataaagatttaaataataaagttgtAAAAAATCAATTGTATAATCTGTAGAGGTAAAGGTCCAGTTGGTACTGTGCTGGGGTATTTTTCTGAGAGTGGCCCATTACCTATTTCAGTTgaacataaaatagaaaattataatcaaagattttttcccctctctattAATCTTATTTTCTACACTTAAGTACAAGGTTATTAAAGTGAATTCAGAATGTGATTCATGCATCCATTCAACAGTTCTTTGAGTATCTCAGACTGATCTCTTCCCGACATTTCTTAGCTGGCTCATCATTTCTCAAATACATTTGGTTGAATCTCCGTTAATGCGGACTTATCTTTCCCAAGTGGCATgttcagaaggaaaaagacaaagtggCCTGGATTAGAAAGGTAGGGGCTGAATCTGCCATTCAGCCTTATACTTCACTAAATAACTGGGGTATACAATTTTGGTGAGAAATCTGAATGGGATCGGAATAGTTTTCCAGGAAAAAGGAGTCCAGGAGCCTGGGATTTGTTAACGCAAATCCTCTAAGTCACCAGCATAGCTGCTTAACATGTTTCCACGTTATTTCCTTGAGAGGGTATCACTTTGTTTTGTAGAGATAGATCTTCCACAAATTCTACTTATTTGATCTTGTAGCCCATTTACGAGCAAGATTCTCCATACTCAGTTTTTCTTGTTAATAATCTCTCTCAAATCTGATCCCTTCGCTCGATTTGAGCTCATTATCTCTTGCTCAAGGCTCTGCATGTCTTCACTGGGTCTCCCACCACCAAATACTACTGACTTTGGTTATCATTGTCAAGGACCTACCTGACTACGTCGCCACCGTGCTTTTGGCTGTCTACAACTTGTAAAGATTGCAAAGTCAAACATGCCTACAGGAGTCAAACTTGCAACAATAACGCAGAACCCAGCcttttctctgatttcattttcctttttgttttcctccaccCTCACTGTTCCCCAAACACATCATGCCTTCCCAGCTACCCAGGCCTTTGCGTATGCAATTTGCTCTGTTCTGAATGCCCTTTCACCCTGGAGACTCTTGTTTATCCCTGTTTAATGTGATGGTAAAAGAcctcattttcatgttttctgttcCTTGTTCCTGGCCACCTTCCAAGCCCAGAAATTCCTCCCTCCTGGGTTTTGGTCCATTTGAATTTCTCTGAGGTTATTTTGGTGATCTTTCCCAGGGAAAGGATGTTTAGGAGGGCAATCATTAGCAAACGATTAGGAGGTTGTCATCAATtgatgaaagcaaaaatgaatttaagttcctaaagtaaataaaaatttaagaataattatCTTTAACATTCAATTTTGAATCGTGAATTAAAAAGTGGAGGATGCGAGAGGCCGCACTATGTATAGGTAATGCACAGATTCCGCAGATGTCACGTATTTATGGAATGTTCTTGGTCAGTTACTTGATTTCACTGGGGTTCAATTTGCTCAAGTGAATAATAAACCTTAAAGCTGTAACTAACTTCTAGGTCTGTTAAGAGGATTAAATAAGACCAGAACAGTTTGCAGCATGTAGTAAGTTTACTAAAAATTagctactactattattattattaacattcaATGTTTCCTAAATTATTTGACATGGATCTTTTGGGAAGAATCTTCTAGGACTAGTAGTCCATGAATATATTTTACAGAGAGTTGATGGAAGACTAGTTCTCAACCAGGGGAGTTTTTGCATCCTAGGAGACGTTTATTTGTCAATGTCTGGAGACTTTTTGGGTTGCCACAAATGGGAAAGTGGATGGTGCTATTGACATCTACTATTAGAAGACtgagatgctgctaaatatcctacaatgctCACAGTAGCTCCCCATAACAAAGAATCATCTTCCAAAACGTCAATAGTCTTGAGATTGAAAAACCCGGAACAAAGAAATTATGCTATATCATTTCTTCTTATACATAGTAATTAGTAGGCCATAAAAAGACACTTGCATAGCACTGGGTAAAGgatcttgtaaataaataaaagagtctTGTTCAACAAATTTTTTTGGAGTAAATAATCATAATTCTGGTGAGCATCTAATGAGAACTTGCTCTAAGCCAAGTGCAATCCTAAGCATTTTATATCAGTGAGTTCATTCGGTGCTCACAATTTTTGATTCAGGCACTCTACACAGAAGGAAACAGCCCACAGAGATGATAACATGCCTATGACCACAAGGGAATGGCAGATTTGGTACAGGGAGTCATATCTAATTGCCTCCAAAATCTTCCTTTTTTCAACCACATGAGGCTTTCGTACTAAGACAGCATCAGACTGCTATTATTTTGGCAGCACTGGGGAAACAAAAACTTGGAGATGTCAtcagtatttatattttgaataaaactaTGTAGGTTTAATATGATGCCCACCATTATACAAGTGCACTTGTACATTTTCTGAATCAATGGACTGCAACTCCCTCACCTTAATTGAATTGATCTGTATTTGTAAATTTTCGATAGCTTGGAATAAGTTCCAAATATTCAAAACGCTGTTGAATCTGTGAGATTTACTCAAGGTAAGTCAATTACTGATACAAAAATGTAAGCTAAAACCCTATACAAAAGTTTCTGTAAATTATTTGACTTTCAGTAGTAATTAAGCCCATTTTACCCGATGGAATGTGTTGTAGAAATGCTGTAGCTGAGGTTGTCCAGAACTTTGGAGATTGAATTGATTCTGGAAACTCTAAGCCCCACAATTCCCTACTGAAGCTCatgcattttctgttttccctttaaGAATTCTCTCAGGGCATCTGGcaaaatattttagctttctaTAACAACCTCCTTATAAATTTCTACAAATATCTGTACAACTGTCTTTGAAAAGTAAGATAGGTAGGGATACATTTTGTCCCTAGAAAATGATAAGCTTAAGTAACTTTCGTAAGGCAACTTAGCTAATGGAAATAGAATCAATATCTCCCAGTTTTGACTTGCCTCTCTAACTAAACCATGTCAGCTAGTATTTAAAAAACCAACTGATCAGAATCTGTTGTGCTTTATAGGAGAAAAGACTAACAATAAtatttgacttattttctttgaatcttagtatattataatcataaaagactattaaaagtgctatttcactttcatttggaGTGATGAATTTGTTGGTTTCCAAACTGTATTATACATTTGCAGCTAACAACCATGTAAGAGTTACTCTAGTCGGTGTGTCAGGTACCTGGGCCAAAATAtggaggatgaaaaaaaattaatagctcCTTCTAAAACTCTGAATGAACGTAAGCTTTCATTGTAGAAgggctatttttatttattttttattttttttaaagattttatttagttattcatgagagacacacagagagagagagagagagagagagagagagagagagaatgagaggcagaggcagaggaagcaggctcctcgcagggagcccgatgtgggactccatcctgggacccaggatcatgccctgagctgaaggtagatgctcaaccgctgagcctagaagggcttttaaaaatttttttcaaataaatcatttactttttttttcctttatactaACAAGTAAATAGGCTACTTTTTCTGGATGGAAATTTCATCACAGAGAGAATAGCAAGCACAAATGAAGTAAAAGTTTCTCTTTTACTCCAATTTATTTACCAAGTTTACAACAGAATTCCCATTTAGATATGTTAAGGTGAATAGCTAAAATTCTAACGTGATTAGAAATTTatgtttctaatttctaaatttctaaacaCGTTAGAATTTTTGCTTTTGAGCTTACATTTGTACACAGGTTATGTGGAcaatatcaaaatgtaaactttACATCGAACCATTCTTCTTGGTCTGGAAAACTCTGATTGGTACAGAGAGGTGGGTAAGGGCTGACAAATCTCTATCATGAGTTTCCTCTCTTGGATCTTGGATCTCTTTTCTATGTGACTTTAAGTGACCTACTATCCATGCATCTACATAAAACCCTATCTTCAAGAGGCAGTCAAAGAGGGTAAAATATGTGGCTTCATAAACCATAGCCTATTATTCTTATTAAAGTCTTATAGTAATAGCTActatatttctgttattattgTTATGTGCATGCCTAGGATCCAATTGAAACTATGCCTTTAGACATTAGCTGCTTGGCCAGTAAGTGTGGAAAACACCTTGAATTCAAAATTAGATTTTGATTGTTCTCTTTTCTGCCCTTATAGTTTAACTGTCTTTTgtattttggtattattttaaaatggttgtGTGAGGCAGATACTGGGTAGGCTCTCCTTACCTAAGTTCCCATTTTCAACCTCTTCCTCCCAGCACATATGACCCAGTTCtgtccaataaaaaaatttttttttaagatttatttattcatgagagacacacacacagagaggcagagacacaggcagagggagaagcaggctcctcgcagggagcccgatgtgggacttgatcccgagactccaggatcacagcctgagccaaaggcagatgctcaactgctgagccatccaggcagccttgactaataagaatttaattttaagtaggtgACAGGCTTCTGGGAAAGTGTTGTTCTCTTGGTacaatgctttcctttttttcttctctacttcttGTCCTGATTGTGAATATAATCAGCTGTATTACCAACCTTCAACTGCAAGAGAAAGGCCATTGCAAGGTATAGATACCACCTCTGATTACATGGAGCTCCTAAAACACTGTAAGCAGCTGCCTTTATCTCTCAACttgtaacaaagaaaaatagtcttATTTAAGCCACTGAAGTTGGATTTTCTGATACTTTCCGCCAGGAGAACTCCTAATTGCTATGTTATTTGAGTAAATATTATACAGAACTATGCTATGCttagaatctgtttctttgtgtcCCCACTAATTCCAAGAgctatataatttattcattaaaaattaatgcaaatttgTTAACACCAGGGTTTAGAAACTGAGAGAGCATAGATTAAGATGTGGTTAAGAAAAGCAGACACTAACTCTTAGGAAAATTtagctaagaaaatgaaaaaacaattgggagaaaatgtttgcaaaacacatatctgataaaggcttcatatccagaatatataaagaactttcaaaagtCAATAGTAAGAAAACCATCCAATTAAATATTGCATCAATTCTTTGAATAGGCATGTCACcaaggtaaaaatgaaaagatactcatcatcaaagatactcaatatcattaCTCActaggaaaattcaaattaaaaccataattagATACATCTACACTCTTTTAAcatgtctatatttttttaaaaattgacaacaCCGAGTGTGGGCAAGAATGTTGAACAATCAGAACTCTTGtccattgctgatagaaatgcCAAATGGCACAGCCACGTGGGAAAACAGGGTAACAGTTTTCTATCAAGTTAAACCTACACTTATCTTAAGATTCCCttatctaggggatccctgggtggtgcagggtttagcgcctgcctttggcacagagcgcaatcctggagacctgggatcgaatcccacgtcgggctcctggtacatggagcctgcttctccctctgcctatgtctctgcctctctctctctctctctctctctctctctctgtgtgtgtgactaccataaataaataaaaaattaaaaaaaagattcccttaTCTACTTCCAGCTATTTGtccaagataaacaaaaatgtatatcCATACAAAAATGGTATGTAAATACTTATAGCAGCTCTATTCATAATCATCCCAAACCAGAAACAATTCAAACAGCCTTCAGCTGTGAatgaataactatttttttaaaaaagacttatttatttattcatgagagagagagagagagagagagagaggcagagacataggcagagggagaagcaggctccctgctaggagcctgatgcggaactcgatcccaagacccagggatcacgacctgagccaaaggcagacgctcaaacactgagccacccaggtgcccctgaatgaataattaaatggaagtacatctatacaatggaatactgttttgcaataaagaagaacaaactacTCATACACACACCAATGTGGGTGAATCTCAAATGGGTGTTGcttaagtgaaagaagacagattccatgattatttcatttatatgacacactggaaaaggcaaaaaaaataggaacagaaGATAGATCAAAGGTTGCCAGAAGCTAGGGGTGGGGAGAAGTTGACTACTGGGCACAAAGAAAATCTGGGGGTGTGGGAACTCCTATATGTTGAAAATGGTGATGATCACATGATTGCAATGTGCCCATTAAAACACTTAGAATTGTGCATTGAAAAGAGGAAATATTATTActctatataaattatacttccataaacccacattttaaaaaagcagaaaatatttt is a genomic window of Vulpes vulpes isolate BD-2025 chromosome 10, VulVul3, whole genome shotgun sequence containing:
- the LIN7A gene encoding protein lin-7 homolog A isoform X3, producing the protein MHETITVNGCPEFRARATAKATVAAFAASEGHSHPRVVELPKTDEGLGFNVMGGKEQNSPIYISRIIPGGVAERHGGLKRGDQLLSVNGVSVEGEHHEKAVELLKAAKDSVKLVVRYTPKVLEEMEARFEKLRTARRRQQQQLLIQQQQQQQQQQTQQNHMS